A window of the Desulforapulum autotrophicum HRM2 genome harbors these coding sequences:
- the minE gene encoding cell division topological specificity factor MinE → MLNALIRKFTGHKPSKDAAKKRLQFALVYDQLEVNDDTLTNLQNDIVEVISKYFEIDRSSLQLEVKKDSDTSALVFNTPILCVRRHRS, encoded by the coding sequence ATGCTGAACGCACTGATCAGAAAATTCACCGGCCATAAACCCAGCAAGGATGCTGCCAAAAAACGGCTTCAATTCGCCCTTGTTTATGATCAACTTGAGGTAAATGACGACACTTTGACCAACCTTCAAAACGACATAGTGGAGGTCATTTCAAAATATTTTGAGATTGACCGTTCCTCCCTGCAGCTTGAGGTGAAAAAGGATTCTGACACCTCAGCCCTGGTGTTTAACACCCCCATTCTCTGCGTCAGAAGGCATCGTTCCTGA
- the xpt gene encoding xanthine phosphoribosyltransferase, translated as MKELRDLIKSKAEYLGDGILKADGFINHQILPGFSTRMGKAFAEEFRAQGVAGATKIVTAEVSGIAPALVTAQAMDIPMVFARKRRPAFMNDPLFEASARSRTKGEDVTLYISSRYLEPSDRVIIVDDFLATASTLEALCAIVDKSGAKLMAIGCIIEKVFENGRERLDRFNVPVIALARVDLVDSGRSFTVL; from the coding sequence ATGAAAGAACTCAGGGATCTTATAAAATCCAAGGCCGAGTATCTTGGTGACGGGATACTCAAGGCCGACGGTTTCATTAATCACCAGATTTTACCGGGGTTTTCAACACGAATGGGCAAGGCCTTTGCCGAGGAATTCAGGGCCCAGGGGGTGGCAGGGGCAACCAAAATCGTCACGGCCGAGGTGAGCGGTATAGCCCCGGCCCTGGTGACGGCCCAGGCCATGGACATCCCCATGGTCTTTGCACGTAAGCGACGGCCTGCCTTTATGAACGATCCTCTTTTTGAGGCGTCTGCCAGAAGCCGAACCAAGGGGGAGGATGTCACCCTTTACATTTCATCGAGATACCTTGAACCTTCGGACCGGGTGATTATTGTGGATGATTTTCTTGCAACGGCATCCACCCTGGAGGCCCTGTGCGCCATCGTGGACAAGAGCGGTGCCAAACTCATGGCCATCGGCTGCATCATTGAAAAGGTGTTTGAAAACGGCAGAGAACGCCTTGACCGGTTTAATGTGCCGGTTATCGCACTTGCCAGGGTGGATCTTGTTGACTCGGGCAGGTCTTTTACGGTACTGTAA
- a CDS encoding HD domain-containing protein, with protein sequence MKATYTDLRNMARKIVAALPRPAFCTLFQGEIARSKDLLHTHPLLTGLKTRIIPLLDDDFGHGMLHSELVAIDAGAIVQIEMGLSPGAPEMMRAMVLVQVAGLLHDIKRKEKKHAQKGALFAENLLTTEGFDLTALEIKIVCNAIGNHEAFQEKNIGLGKPVKSRNHRSDSGPESTTGLIPQLISDALYDADKFRWGPDNFTHTVWDMVVFAKIPLADFLKHFPGGMKKLAQIRNTFRTDTGKAYGPGFIDVGLETGKRLAARLRSDYSELFS encoded by the coding sequence ATGAAAGCCACTTACACAGATCTGCGCAATATGGCCAGAAAAATTGTGGCAGCCCTTCCCCGGCCGGCCTTCTGCACCCTGTTTCAGGGTGAGATTGCCCGCTCAAAAGATCTTTTGCATACCCACCCCCTGCTGACGGGGCTTAAGACGCGGATTATCCCCCTGCTGGACGATGATTTTGGCCACGGTATGCTCCATTCAGAGCTTGTGGCCATTGATGCAGGTGCCATTGTCCAGATCGAGATGGGGCTCAGCCCGGGTGCGCCGGAAATGATGAGGGCCATGGTGCTTGTCCAGGTGGCAGGACTGCTCCATGACATCAAACGCAAGGAGAAAAAGCACGCACAGAAAGGTGCATTGTTTGCTGAAAATCTGCTTACCACCGAAGGATTTGATCTCACAGCCCTGGAGATTAAAATCGTGTGTAACGCCATCGGTAACCATGAGGCCTTCCAGGAGAAAAATATCGGTCTTGGCAAACCGGTTAAATCAAGGAATCACAGATCAGATTCCGGTCCGGAATCAACGACCGGATTAATTCCTCAATTGATCTCCGATGCCCTGTACGATGCAGACAAGTTCAGGTGGGGTCCAGACAATTTTACCCATACGGTCTGGGACATGGTTGTCTTTGCCAAGATCCCCCTGGCTGATTTTTTAAAACATTTTCCAGGGGGTATGAAAAAACTTGCCCAGATCCGGAATACCTTCCGGACGGATACGGGTAAAGCCTATGGACCCGGCTTTATTGACGTGGGGCTTGAGACAGGAAAGCGTCTGGCAGCACGCCTGAGGAGCGATTATTCCGAACTTTTTTCCTGA
- a CDS encoding septum site-determining protein MinC → MVVEDNPPVKLKGVGDGFWITLDPSMPESILKEDLVKLFERLRHLAINARVVIDIGGAKGYDGLVQNLSSFLKTRFDVGIVTTPPEKRSIPVERIRQRDLNRGWTSHRSEVLMLRGRVRSGQKIEAKKHVLITGDVNPGAQITAGGDILVMGRLLGHVHAGYPKNATAIILALDFRPSQVQIGEYVVSDLDAQKTDRVEFASVVNEGILVQDYLGVNPFGRLPWPEVV, encoded by the coding sequence ATGGTAGTTGAGGACAATCCTCCAGTTAAACTAAAAGGCGTAGGGGATGGATTCTGGATCACCCTGGATCCGTCAATGCCGGAATCCATTTTAAAAGAGGACCTTGTTAAGCTGTTTGAGCGCCTCAGACACCTGGCCATAAATGCCAGGGTTGTCATTGACATTGGCGGGGCAAAGGGATACGACGGTCTGGTGCAGAACCTGAGCAGTTTTCTGAAAACCAGGTTTGACGTGGGAATTGTTACAACCCCTCCAGAAAAAAGATCCATACCTGTGGAGCGTATCCGCCAGAGGGATTTGAATCGGGGGTGGACCAGCCACAGAAGTGAGGTACTCATGCTCAGGGGCAGGGTAAGATCCGGTCAGAAAATCGAGGCAAAAAAACATGTTCTCATCACGGGTGATGTCAACCCCGGTGCCCAGATTACAGCCGGTGGTGATATTCTGGTCATGGGCAGATTGCTTGGCCATGTCCACGCCGGATATCCGAAAAACGCCACCGCCATTATACTGGCCCTGGATTTCAGACCCTCCCAGGTTCAGATCGGTGAATATGTGGTATCAGACCTGGACGCACAAAAAACGGACAGGGTTGAATTTGCATCCGTGGTTAATGAGGGTATCCTTGTTCAGGATTACCTGGGTGTCAATCCATTTGGACGACTTCCCTGGCCCGAAGTGGTCTAG
- the minD gene encoding septum site-determining protein MinD codes for MEGRIIVVTSGKGGVGKTTATASIGAALALEGNRVAVIDMDIGLRNLDVVLGLENRIVFNIVDIVNGRCNIRQAAIRDRRIENLFLIPASQSDNKDVLTAAGVERIAVQLKQEFDYIIMDSPAGIERGFENSVTAADEALVVCTPDVSAVRDADRVIGLLYARSITPKLIVNRIVPAMVARGDMLSHEDVMEILSIELAGLVPMDDQVVISTNTGVPLVMRNESKAGQAFRRIARRLNGEADLPVEVPGAKTGIWNRFTHKLGLRK; via the coding sequence GTGGAAGGTAGAATCATCGTAGTAACATCGGGAAAGGGCGGCGTGGGTAAAACCACTGCCACCGCTTCCATTGGTGCCGCCCTTGCCCTGGAGGGAAACAGAGTCGCCGTCATTGACATGGATATCGGACTCAGAAACCTGGATGTGGTCCTTGGGCTTGAGAACAGGATTGTCTTTAACATCGTGGATATTGTCAATGGGCGCTGCAACATAAGACAGGCTGCCATCAGGGATCGCAGAATCGAAAATCTTTTTCTCATTCCCGCCTCCCAGAGCGACAACAAAGATGTGCTGACCGCAGCGGGTGTTGAACGGATTGCCGTGCAACTCAAGCAGGAGTTTGACTATATCATCATGGATTCACCGGCCGGTATTGAGCGTGGATTTGAAAATTCCGTTACAGCCGCAGACGAGGCCCTTGTGGTCTGTACTCCGGATGTTTCCGCCGTCAGGGATGCAGACAGGGTCATAGGACTTCTCTACGCCCGATCCATTACACCCAAGCTTATTGTCAACCGTATCGTACCTGCCATGGTGGCACGGGGAGACATGCTCAGCCATGAGGATGTCATGGAGATCCTTTCCATTGAACTTGCAGGGCTTGTGCCCATGGACGACCAGGTGGTGATATCAACCAATACGGGTGTCCCCCTTGTGATGCGCAATGAGTCCAAGGCCGGCCAGGCCTTTCGAAGGATCGCAAGAAGGCTTAACGGCGAAGCAGACCTTCCTGTGGAGGTGCCTGGGGCTAAGACGGGAATATGGAACAGATTTACCCATAAACTTGGGTTGAGAAAATAA